One stretch of Deinococcus hopiensis KR-140 DNA includes these proteins:
- a CDS encoding Type 1 glutamine amidotransferase-like domain-containing protein produces MKLLLTSAGIKNPSIHAALVDLLGKPIAEASALCIPTAIYPFSVGPSMAYRFLSGSTNNPMCELGWKSLGVLELTALPSIKKEIWTAAVQEADALLVYGGDVVYLSRWMRESGLADLMSSLQETVYVGISAGSMVTAPVFGETYDDPEAPFVINEGMGLVDFALLPHLDHEDHPESSTAKVERMATEVPVRTYGIDDETAIKVQDGAVEVISEGHWRLFTP; encoded by the coding sequence ATGAAACTTCTGCTCACTTCCGCCGGTATCAAGAACCCCAGTATCCACGCCGCGCTTGTTGACCTTCTGGGCAAGCCAATTGCCGAGGCCAGTGCCCTGTGCATTCCCACGGCGATCTATCCCTTCTCTGTTGGCCCTTCCATGGCCTACAGGTTCCTCAGCGGATCGACCAACAACCCCATGTGCGAACTGGGTTGGAAGTCGTTGGGCGTGCTGGAACTCACAGCCCTTCCCAGCATCAAAAAAGAGATTTGGACCGCTGCTGTTCAGGAGGCGGACGCCCTGCTGGTGTACGGCGGTGATGTCGTGTATCTGAGCCGCTGGATGCGGGAGTCTGGGCTGGCAGACCTCATGTCGTCACTGCAGGAGACGGTCTATGTGGGCATCAGTGCGGGCAGCATGGTGACAGCCCCCGTGTTCGGAGAGACGTACGACGACCCAGAGGCACCCTTTGTCATCAATGAGGGCATGGGGTTGGTGGATTTTGCGCTGCTTCCGCACCTCGATCACGAGGATCACCCGGAGAGCTCCACGGCCAAGGTGGAGAGAATGGCCACCGAGGTCCCCGTGAGAACCTACGGGATTGACGACGAGACGGCCATCAAGGTTCAGGATGGCGCCGTCGAAGTGATTTCGGAGGGACATTGGAGGCTGTTTACGCCCTGA
- a CDS encoding HNH endonuclease, protein MTEGQALLARLLRHEAKTNSYKFALIRALNDLALEYPLEVVEDVAVPLRRVAERWLVFYWGFVGDSPVYQGARAQRDGTVRQDVSFRAELTGLREAWEALPYTRPDAAGGALLLAAYRAGREQLPPDLQVQTAQTLTAISRAVRQPVRYAGGGDQHRIFGPPAPAATLSGTLLPGTQPHGTAFLVPASLWRTLQDTSLWVEALCVHEWSLFVERASRDSPVSRGDVFARLSASPESRTPLTWERHQVRLLMLKGQPFACPWTGRRLVPEAFDLDHIIPVSVHPIQELWNLVPSDPAHNMHVKRARIPEQARFSEAAPRLTEIYAAYGRWPATRPVLAVDVAHRFGQALSPAVLTQAVTQLSEAVAQSRNVPRY, encoded by the coding sequence GTGACTGAAGGTCAGGCCCTGCTGGCACGCCTGCTGCGCCACGAGGCGAAGACCAACAGCTACAAATTCGCTCTGATTCGCGCCCTGAACGACCTGGCCCTGGAGTATCCGCTGGAGGTGGTGGAGGACGTGGCGGTTCCCCTGCGCCGGGTGGCGGAGCGGTGGCTGGTCTTCTACTGGGGTTTTGTCGGCGACTCGCCCGTGTACCAGGGCGCCAGGGCACAGCGGGACGGCACGGTGCGGCAGGACGTCAGCTTCCGCGCCGAACTGACCGGGCTGCGTGAAGCGTGGGAAGCGCTGCCCTATACCCGCCCGGACGCAGCGGGCGGCGCGCTGCTGCTGGCGGCCTACCGTGCAGGAAGGGAGCAGCTTCCCCCTGACCTGCAGGTCCAGACGGCGCAAACCCTGACTGCCATCTCCCGTGCGGTGCGGCAACCGGTGCGGTATGCCGGCGGTGGAGATCAGCACCGAATCTTTGGTCCACCTGCGCCTGCAGCCACCCTCAGCGGCACGCTCCTGCCCGGAACTCAACCGCACGGCACCGCTTTCCTGGTCCCCGCTTCCTTATGGCGGACCCTGCAGGACACGTCCCTGTGGGTCGAGGCGCTGTGCGTGCACGAATGGAGCCTGTTCGTCGAGCGGGCGTCGCGCGACTCCCCCGTCTCGCGGGGAGACGTCTTCGCACGTCTGAGCGCCTCGCCAGAGTCCCGCACGCCCCTCACGTGGGAACGCCATCAGGTCCGGCTCCTGATGCTGAAGGGACAGCCCTTTGCCTGCCCCTGGACGGGCAGGCGCCTCGTGCCGGAGGCTTTTGATCTCGACCACATCATCCCGGTCTCGGTGCACCCTATTCAGGAGTTGTGGAACCTGGTACCCAGCGACCCTGCGCACAACATGCACGTCAAGCGCGCGCGCATTCCGGAGCAGGCGAGGTTCAGCGAAGCTGCGCCGAGACTGACCGAGATCTACGCTGCCTACGGGCGCTGGCCTGCCACTCGGCCGGTACTCGCCGTTGATGTCGCCCACCGCTTTGGCCAGGCCCTGTCCCCCGCTGTACTGACCCAGGCGGTGACCCAGCTGAGCGAGGCCGTAGCGCAGTCGCGGAATGTGCCCCGGTACTGA
- a CDS encoding winged helix-turn-helix domain-containing protein has translation MEKELAHRVHLLEERMAALERQARPSPVPSGDTLWALQHLQEQGFDGVLFTGQVNVPEGGTVAWQYGLPTQTFLVQDWDAASPILAALGSPPRLRLLRAILGGQTRNADLAQLGELGSTGQLYHHLRELVSTGWLKPAGRGIHRVPAERVVPLLVILAATEALHPQPEEGA, from the coding sequence ATGGAAAAAGAACTGGCCCACCGAGTTCACCTGCTCGAAGAGCGGATGGCGGCCCTGGAGCGGCAGGCCCGTCCCTCACCGGTGCCTTCTGGCGACACCTTGTGGGCACTTCAGCATCTTCAGGAGCAGGGCTTCGACGGCGTTCTTTTTACTGGTCAGGTCAACGTCCCTGAAGGCGGCACGGTTGCCTGGCAGTACGGCCTGCCAACCCAGACCTTTCTCGTCCAGGACTGGGACGCGGCCTCTCCCATCCTGGCGGCCCTGGGTTCGCCCCCCCGCCTGCGGCTCCTTCGGGCCATTCTGGGGGGGCAGACCCGGAATGCCGACCTCGCTCAACTCGGAGAACTGGGCTCGACCGGACAGCTGTACCACCACCTGCGCGAACTGGTCTCCACAGGGTGGCTCAAGCCCGCTGGCAGGGGCATACACCGCGTTCCAGCCGAGCGCGTGGTCCCTCTCCTGGTGATCCTTGCGGCGACAGAAGCCCTTCACCCGCAACCGGAGGAAGGCGCGTGA
- a CDS encoding M23 family metallopeptidase, which produces MSQAARLRTLLEAPSPEDFAPSFLEQVKFEQVQQGLAGLRRQHGAVQDVRESHDEAIWTVEAERGQYQVLARLNGQLQVTALRIPTPSMTPLQARVAFGALWLLPLILIQSVARGWAAPTQLDWLTTVIPSVIFGGALLATTVWAQSSTLLRPVFWLCMSALLSSAVRLPALSTGTINPWEGLFALAMSLLFGRLLLGGLKGRRIPSSLVPLGPVLAGGTFMVGQGGSTPTVNYHVDHPAMRYAVDFIGVGALGRHARGHLPADPSRYAIFGAQVLAPLDGEVLRTQEARPDLQIPRADALHPAGNFIVLRSTVPDGRTVHVLLAHLQQGSVRVRPGDRVRAGQVLATVGNSGNTTEPHLHLGVNIGATEEDPFSGEGVPFSVQGRFPVRGMTFRLPDVRAADLLGPSPGARASFTGGRSPF; this is translated from the coding sequence GTGAGTCAGGCTGCGCGGCTCCGAACCCTCCTGGAAGCCCCGAGCCCCGAAGACTTCGCGCCCAGCTTCCTGGAACAGGTGAAGTTCGAACAGGTTCAGCAGGGGCTCGCCGGGTTGCGCCGGCAGCACGGTGCCGTCCAGGACGTCCGCGAAAGTCACGATGAGGCCATCTGGACCGTCGAAGCCGAGCGGGGTCAGTACCAGGTGTTGGCACGGCTCAACGGTCAACTGCAGGTCACCGCGCTGCGCATTCCCACTCCATCCATGACGCCCCTCCAGGCCAGGGTGGCCTTCGGTGCCCTGTGGCTGCTCCCCCTGATCCTGATCCAGAGTGTGGCCCGCGGCTGGGCCGCTCCAACCCAGCTCGACTGGTTGACCACCGTCATTCCAAGCGTGATCTTCGGCGGTGCGCTCCTCGCCACGACCGTCTGGGCGCAGTCCTCGACCCTCCTGCGCCCTGTGTTCTGGTTGTGCATGTCGGCCCTCCTCAGCTCGGCGGTGCGGCTCCCGGCCCTCTCTACCGGCACCATCAACCCCTGGGAAGGCCTGTTTGCCCTCGCCATGAGCCTGCTGTTCGGACGTCTCCTCCTCGGAGGCCTCAAAGGGCGGCGCATTCCCTCCTCCCTGGTGCCCCTGGGACCTGTGTTGGCGGGCGGAACCTTCATGGTGGGCCAGGGCGGAAGCACACCAACCGTGAATTACCACGTGGACCACCCTGCCATGCGCTACGCCGTGGACTTCATCGGTGTGGGAGCGCTGGGAAGACACGCTCGGGGGCACCTTCCCGCCGACCCTTCCCGGTACGCCATCTTCGGAGCGCAGGTGCTCGCCCCACTGGACGGAGAAGTGCTGAGGACCCAGGAGGCGCGCCCGGACCTCCAGATTCCCCGCGCGGACGCCCTGCATCCTGCGGGCAACTTCATCGTGCTCCGCTCGACCGTTCCTGACGGGCGTACAGTTCACGTCCTGCTCGCCCACCTGCAGCAGGGGAGCGTGAGGGTGCGGCCGGGCGACAGGGTGCGGGCCGGGCAGGTGCTGGCGACGGTGGGCAACAGCGGCAACACCACCGAGCCACACCTGCATCTCGGCGTGAACATCGGAGCGACAGAAGAAGATCCCTTCAGCGGTGAGGGTGTTCCCTTCAGCGTCCAGGGCCGCTTTCCTGTACGTGGCATGACTTTCCGCCTGCCAGATGTTCGGGCCGCGGACCTTCTGGGGCCATCCCCCGGCGCACGGGCTTCCTTTACGGGCGGACGCTCGCCCTTCTAG
- a CDS encoding sugar nucleotide-binding protein has product MRLLMTGLNGTLGPKVARVFEQHGATCIGWNRLQTPPDDEAAGQAYLHGLSPDAIVHLAMGSEAWAARLARYAATSRIPFAFTSSVMVFEENPDGPHQLADAPTPSGEYGQYKMRCEQAILSANPQATVARIGWQIDPEATGNNMLAQLDGWQRDKGEVSASRLWRPACSFMEDTAAALWTLIHSPQAGVVHLDSNARHGYTFDQVALALAARFERDWNVVPTEAFRRDQRLIGSEELMLDLAVQLPTLSA; this is encoded by the coding sequence GTGCGACTCCTGATGACCGGGTTGAATGGAACACTGGGACCAAAGGTCGCCCGCGTATTCGAGCAGCATGGTGCCACTTGCATCGGTTGGAACCGCCTGCAGACCCCACCCGATGATGAAGCGGCCGGACAGGCCTACCTCCACGGCCTTTCCCCAGACGCCATTGTTCACCTCGCCATGGGCAGCGAAGCTTGGGCAGCAAGGCTCGCTCGGTACGCTGCCACCTCTCGAATCCCGTTCGCATTTACGAGCAGCGTGATGGTGTTCGAAGAAAATCCTGACGGTCCCCATCAACTGGCGGACGCACCGACGCCCTCCGGCGAGTACGGCCAGTACAAGATGCGGTGTGAGCAGGCGATTTTGAGTGCAAATCCCCAGGCAACGGTGGCGCGGATCGGCTGGCAGATCGACCCAGAGGCCACGGGGAACAACATGCTCGCGCAACTTGATGGATGGCAACGGGACAAAGGCGAGGTCAGTGCCAGTCGGCTGTGGCGACCCGCCTGCTCATTCATGGAAGACACCGCGGCAGCACTCTGGACCCTGATCCATTCGCCTCAGGCGGGCGTGGTGCATCTCGACAGCAATGCACGGCATGGATATACCTTCGACCAGGTGGCACTTGCGCTCGCAGCTCGATTTGAGCGGGACTGGAACGTCGTCCCCACAGAGGCATTTCGACGGGACCAGCGGTTGATCGGCAGCGAAGAGCTCATGCTGGACCTGGCCGTCCAGTTGCCAACCCTGAGCGCGTGA
- a CDS encoding integrase core domain-containing protein produces the protein MSPARRSRLRDELLNLEVFRSPRHAQVLLDGWRTFYNSARPLSSLTSDEFAQRWGGPTAPPRGVHSP, from the coding sequence ATTTCACCTGCACGCCGTTCCCGACTCCGCGATGAATTGCTGAACCTGGAGGTCTTCCGCTCCCCTCGGCACGCTCAGGTCCTCCTGGACGGCTGGAGAACGTTCTACAACAGCGCCAGGCCCCTTTCTTCCCTGACGTCCGACGAGTTCGCCCAGCGGTGGGGTGGCCCCACCGCTCCACCTCGTGGCGTACACTCACCCTGA
- a CDS encoding CPBP family intramembrane glutamic endopeptidase, which translates to MQTLTVSPTNTPAVPHTWRRFSLLRVLLGTLIVTLPVVLTMFLAQHFIPQSLRAYWPSLLAAFLCVAGYRLYMRWVEQRPMHAFSTAHAGRELGTGTLVGGGLFLAVMGVLAAAGAYHVTGTGGLGTVLAPLCGMVLVALFEEILFRGILFRNLERALGSWAALPVSALLFGLAHLPNAHAGPIAIGATVVAGLTFSAAYLVTRRLWLAVGMHFAWNTMSGAIFSVPTSGHVAKGFLQGHLSGPDWLAGGAYGIEASVVTLVVFTLSSAALLVLAYRRGQFLSKAALMEEGVKVEASGGPGGVGGSPSKAFVPGGGDAL; encoded by the coding sequence ATGCAGACCCTGACCGTTTCACCCACGAACACGCCCGCAGTTCCCCACACCTGGCGCCGCTTCTCGCTGCTGCGCGTCCTGCTGGGTACCCTGATCGTCACCCTCCCTGTGGTCCTGACCATGTTCCTCGCCCAGCACTTCATTCCCCAGTCCCTACGCGCCTATTGGCCTTCACTCCTCGCGGCCTTTCTCTGCGTCGCTGGGTACCGGCTGTACATGCGCTGGGTTGAGCAGCGCCCCATGCACGCCTTTTCCACAGCGCATGCGGGCCGCGAGCTCGGCACGGGCACCCTGGTGGGTGGTGGCCTGTTCCTCGCCGTCATGGGTGTGCTGGCGGCGGCGGGGGCGTATCACGTGACCGGAACGGGTGGTCTGGGCACGGTGCTCGCCCCTCTCTGCGGCATGGTCCTGGTGGCCTTGTTCGAAGAGATTTTGTTCCGGGGCATCCTCTTCAGGAATCTCGAGCGGGCGCTGGGCAGTTGGGCAGCGCTCCCCGTCTCGGCCCTCCTGTTCGGCCTGGCACATCTTCCCAACGCCCATGCTGGACCCATCGCCATCGGTGCGACCGTCGTTGCGGGCCTGACGTTCAGCGCGGCGTATCTGGTCACGCGCCGCCTGTGGCTGGCGGTGGGGATGCACTTCGCCTGGAACACCATGTCTGGCGCCATCTTCTCGGTGCCCACCTCGGGTCATGTGGCCAAGGGCTTTTTGCAGGGACACCTCAGCGGTCCGGACTGGTTGGCAGGCGGAGCGTACGGTATTGAGGCCTCGGTGGTTACCCTGGTGGTGTTCACGTTGTCCAGCGCGGCGTTGCTGGTCCTGGCGTACCGGCGTGGTCAGTTCTTGAGCAAGGCTGCCTTGATGGAGGAAGGGGTGAAGGTGGAAGCCTCAGGTGGGCCAGGGGGAGTGGGGGGCAGTCCGAGCAAAGCCTTCGTTCCGGGCGGTGGTGATGCCTTGTAG
- a CDS encoding GNAT family N-acetyltransferase yields the protein MSSALPAIPREVRTSRLLLRAPRSEDAQSVHAAVHASLPELRPWMVWAQDPLDLPGTAENLTRAAEAFTAGENLRYLVWNAAGTKLVGSSGYHALDWRVPKGEIGYWIATAHAGQGYATEVARALTELALWPQVEGGLGFRRLEIRCDARNDRSARIPARLGYTLDAVLKNDDVAADDPMQLRDTLIFSMTR from the coding sequence ATGTCCTCCGCCCTGCCTGCCATTCCCCGCGAGGTCCGCACGAGCCGGCTGCTGCTGCGCGCCCCCCGCTCCGAGGATGCCCAGTCGGTTCACGCTGCCGTCCACGCCTCGCTGCCCGAGTTGCGCCCGTGGATGGTCTGGGCCCAGGACCCGCTGGACCTGCCGGGCACCGCCGAGAACCTGACGCGGGCTGCCGAGGCGTTCACAGCGGGCGAGAACCTCCGCTACCTCGTCTGGAACGCGGCGGGCACCAAGCTGGTGGGCAGCAGCGGTTACCACGCCCTTGACTGGCGGGTCCCCAAAGGGGAGATCGGCTACTGGATCGCCACCGCGCACGCCGGGCAGGGATACGCGACCGAGGTGGCGCGGGCCCTCACCGAACTGGCCTTGTGGCCGCAGGTGGAAGGCGGCCTTGGCTTTCGCCGCCTCGAGATTCGCTGTGACGCCCGCAACGACCGGAGTGCCCGCATTCCCGCCAGACTGGGCTACACCCTGGACGCCGTGCTGAAGAATGACGACGTGGCAGCAGACGATCCCATGCAACTCCGTGACACGTTGATCTTCAGCATGACGAGGTAA
- a CDS encoding MBL fold metallo-hydrolase, protein MLPDFIRPLPIHRQLGSFARTDYLTLIQDEQHGITLVDTGLPGSEQQILDALKDLNIRPKDINNIVITHGDMDHAGSARVLQEKTGAQLWSSAVEALYISGEKAFYKPLTEDFLIQLPPDVAQQLREGIPPVKIENELIADACLPFARNAQVIATPGHTPGHVSLFFPEAKTLIGGDAVMADGEQLIFPRFSLDNRMALESIRHLASLAPWVLIAQHGGVLTHDVPEKLQRLAAAGIPLSG, encoded by the coding sequence ATGCTTCCAGATTTCATCCGCCCCCTTCCTATTCATCGGCAGCTCGGTAGTTTTGCTCGAACAGACTACTTGACTCTCATTCAGGATGAACAGCATGGCATTACCCTGGTGGACACCGGCTTGCCTGGAAGCGAACAACAAATACTTGATGCTCTTAAAGATTTAAATATCCGCCCGAAAGATATTAACAATATTGTGATAACGCATGGAGATATGGATCATGCTGGCTCTGCCCGAGTCCTGCAGGAAAAGACAGGGGCGCAGTTGTGGTCTTCTGCAGTAGAAGCCCTCTATATTTCAGGGGAAAAGGCCTTTTACAAGCCTCTAACAGAAGATTTTCTGATCCAGCTGCCTCCTGACGTAGCGCAGCAGTTGAGAGAAGGTATACCTCCAGTGAAGATCGAAAATGAACTCATCGCTGACGCATGCTTGCCTTTTGCCCGGAATGCTCAAGTCATCGCGACGCCAGGCCACACACCGGGACACGTCAGCCTGTTTTTCCCTGAAGCGAAGACGCTCATCGGTGGGGACGCAGTGATGGCAGATGGAGAGCAGTTGATTTTCCCGCGCTTCAGTCTTGACAACCGGATGGCTCTTGAATCGATTCGCCACCTCGCCTCCTTGGCTCCCTGGGTGTTGATTGCTCAGCATGGAGGCGTATTGACGCACGACGTTCCTGAGAAGCTGCAGAGACTGGCAGCAGCCGGTATACCTCTATCTGGTTGA
- a CDS encoding transposase family protein, with the protein MLGTRACGEAISTPSPPIRRRERPPLSAEQRQENRVLAYTQQGTLHVIRHIKIFRVLKGVYRHRRRRFALRVQLIAALCNLTHACRSWLLQEVQYKNPAQLLKTRK; encoded by the coding sequence ATGCTGGGTACCAGGGCTTGTGGAGAAGCCATCAGCACGCCATCACCACCCATAAGGCGACGCGAGCGCCCACCTCTGTCCGCGGAGCAGCGCCAGGAGAACCGTGTGCTGGCCTATACCCAACAGGGGACCCTACATGTGATCCGGCACATCAAGATCTTCCGCGTGTTGAAGGGCGTGTACCGACATCGGCGGCGTCGGTTTGCACTCCGAGTTCAGCTCATCGCGGCCCTGTGCAACCTCACACATGCCTGCCGATCATGGCTTTTGCAAGAGGTCCAATATAAAAACCCAGCGCAGTTGTTAAAAACGAGAAAATAG
- a CDS encoding maltose ABC transporter substrate-binding protein produces the protein MKKILMLTSLVFAGQASAATLTVWNHFTDAGEVAWLQAQATAFTQATGHKVSIVSMPLDQIPDKLIQSAPKGQGPDMVVTLPQDRFGQLASAGVIEPMDRYVVSKTDLDRTAVNAMTYGGRLFGLPMFAESVALIYNKAMVPKAPTTWNEFISVAQKNTGNGKFGFLLDLTNAYANYGFFSAYGGYIFKNYSGTLNVQDVGIGNAGSLKAVALLNDLRYKYNLVPEGVSADVAKSAFVDGRLAMIVTGPWDIGDIKKAGINYGITTVPTPPGATGKWSPFVGVQGVILNAYGKNKALAAQFAKRLVTSPAQLAFNQAGGRIPVSLAARTRLKADPVVTGFGKAISAGTPMPNVPQMGAVWGPWGSAVAQSVQKPGPNYAAILAAAVKEIKGNIK, from the coding sequence ATGAAAAAGATTCTGATGCTCACGTCCCTGGTGTTCGCAGGCCAGGCCAGCGCCGCGACCCTCACCGTCTGGAACCACTTCACGGACGCTGGAGAGGTGGCCTGGCTCCAGGCGCAAGCCACTGCTTTTACTCAGGCAACCGGTCATAAGGTCAGCATCGTCAGCATGCCGCTCGATCAAATTCCAGACAAGCTCATCCAGTCTGCTCCCAAGGGCCAGGGGCCCGACATGGTCGTGACCCTGCCTCAGGACCGCTTCGGTCAGCTTGCGTCAGCGGGCGTCATCGAGCCGATGGACCGCTACGTCGTCAGCAAGACCGACCTTGACCGGACGGCCGTGAACGCCATGACCTACGGTGGCCGCCTGTTCGGCTTGCCCATGTTCGCCGAGTCGGTGGCGCTGATCTACAACAAGGCCATGGTGCCCAAAGCCCCGACCACCTGGAATGAATTCATCAGCGTGGCCCAGAAGAACACCGGTAACGGCAAATTCGGCTTTCTCCTCGACCTCACGAACGCCTACGCCAACTACGGCTTTTTCAGCGCCTACGGCGGCTACATCTTCAAGAACTACAGTGGCACCCTGAATGTGCAGGATGTGGGCATCGGTAACGCCGGATCCCTCAAGGCCGTGGCTCTCCTCAACGACCTGCGTTACAAGTACAACCTCGTGCCCGAGGGCGTGTCTGCCGACGTGGCCAAGAGTGCGTTCGTGGACGGCCGCCTCGCCATGATCGTGACTGGACCCTGGGACATCGGCGACATCAAGAAGGCCGGCATCAACTACGGCATCACGACCGTTCCGACCCCGCCGGGAGCCACAGGCAAGTGGTCGCCCTTCGTCGGCGTGCAGGGCGTGATCTTGAACGCCTACGGCAAGAACAAGGCCCTGGCGGCGCAATTTGCCAAGCGGCTGGTCACCAGCCCGGCGCAACTCGCCTTCAATCAGGCGGGTGGCCGCATTCCAGTGAGCCTCGCTGCCCGCACCCGCCTGAAGGCCGATCCCGTGGTGACTGGCTTTGGCAAGGCCATCTCAGCCGGTACACCCATGCCGAACGTCCCCCAGATGGGGGCGGTGTGGGGACCGTGGGGCAGCGCAGTAGCGCAGAGCGTACAGAAGCCCGGCCCTAACTACGCCGCGATCCTCGCCGCTGCCGTGAAGGAAATCAAGGGCAACATCAAATAA
- a CDS encoding maltose ABC transporter substrate-binding protein has product MKRMLVLMSLALASSASATTLTVWSHFTNADEVAWLRAQTASYTRAAGHQVNIVGLPLDQIPDRLIQSAAKGQGPDLIVSLPQDRLGQLAAAGVIAPMERYVWSPSDLDRSVTQAMTYRGKLLALPMFAESVALVYNKKLVPRAPTSWNEFLRVAGQNTRDGRFGFLTDLSNAYANYGFFSAYGGYIFKESSGTLDVKNIGLANAGSRQAVSLLNDLRFKHGLVPEGITPDAAKSAFLDGRLAMLVTGPWDMGDIKKAGIDYGITTLPAPPRASGKWSPLVGVQGIVMNAYSKDKAAAGRLAQALVTSTAQVSFNRAGGRIPVSSKARTELKTDPVVTGFGKAISAGTPMPNVPEMGAVWGPWTNAVTQSTAAVTPDYAATLGGAVTEIRKSIK; this is encoded by the coding sequence ATGAAGAGAATGCTGGTCCTGATGTCTCTGGCCCTGGCGAGCAGCGCCAGCGCCACCACCCTGACGGTATGGAGCCATTTCACCAACGCCGACGAAGTCGCCTGGCTGCGCGCACAAACTGCCTCCTACACCAGAGCGGCGGGCCATCAGGTCAATATCGTCGGGCTACCGCTCGACCAGATTCCCGACCGGCTCATTCAGTCGGCCGCGAAGGGCCAGGGACCGGACCTGATCGTGTCTCTGCCGCAAGACCGGCTGGGGCAGCTCGCCGCTGCCGGAGTGATTGCGCCGATGGAGCGTTACGTTTGGAGCCCGTCCGACCTCGACCGCTCGGTGACGCAGGCCATGACCTACCGGGGCAAGTTGCTGGCGCTGCCCATGTTCGCCGAGTCGGTGGCGCTCGTCTACAACAAGAAACTGGTGCCCAGGGCGCCCACCAGCTGGAACGAATTTCTGCGGGTGGCAGGGCAAAATACCCGCGATGGCCGCTTCGGCTTCCTGACAGACCTCTCGAACGCTTACGCCAACTACGGCTTTTTCAGTGCCTACGGCGGCTACATCTTCAAGGAGAGCAGTGGCACGCTCGACGTGAAGAACATAGGCCTCGCCAACGCGGGCTCCAGGCAAGCGGTGTCTCTGCTCAATGACCTGCGTTTCAAGCACGGCCTCGTGCCCGAGGGCATCACGCCCGACGCGGCCAAGAGCGCTTTTCTGGATGGCCGCCTGGCCATGCTGGTCACGGGTCCCTGGGACATGGGTGACATCAAGAAGGCGGGCATCGACTACGGCATCACGACCCTCCCCGCGCCTCCCAGAGCCAGCGGCAAGTGGTCGCCCCTCGTCGGCGTACAGGGCATCGTGATGAACGCCTATAGCAAAGACAAGGCTGCTGCTGGTCGACTGGCGCAGGCCCTGGTGACCAGCACGGCGCAGGTTTCCTTTAACCGTGCGGGGGGGCGCATCCCCGTCAGCTCCAAGGCGCGCACGGAACTAAAGACGGACCCGGTCGTCACTGGCTTCGGCAAGGCGATCTCGGCGGGCACGCCCATGCCCAATGTGCCCGAGATGGGCGCAGTCTGGGGTCCCTGGACCAATGCGGTGACCCAAAGTACGGCGGCGGTGACTCCCGACTACGCCGCCACCCTGGGCGGGGCCGTGACCGAGATCCGGAAAAGCATCAAGTAA